A genomic segment from Chitinophaga flava encodes:
- a CDS encoding TonB-dependent receptor has protein sequence MSSPHYNGTSYAQKFTFFKTFRVLRLMVLLVFLSLQVAALGYSQTLTLHQRNATLAQVFKSITQQTGYNFMYRDEMLSKAQRVTVSLTNVDLKSALDVCFSGQPLTYSIVDKVIVVDTRKEKMQLTAVQDVDLRGRIVNDKGEALPGASVVLKGTTKRAMTDEKGEFLIRDADPANAILVVDYIGFERQELNLQGRSSITVTLKQKNADLTDVVVVGYATQKRVNLTGAVTTVTSKSLENRPVTNVSSALAGLSPGLQVRQSSGKPGSDEATIRVRGVGTLNNSDPLVVIDGIIGTMDAVNPTDIESISVLKDAASSSIYGTLAANGVILITTKKGSRNRTTVTYSGTLSTVQPSNLPKFVNDYVRYMKLYNESARNLGQAELFKQQTIDTWINANNNPNDLNAAGIPNSVVYANTDWANTVFKHNVLQQHNISVAGGGEKSTFLVSAGYLNNPGTMDHTEAKRYQIRLNLDSKINQFITVGTQTFASQELFGLGNTENAFNYLRQTTPGVPSIYQGKYGFPTALEESQTANNILLYLNNVAGKNVRNRFNSTVYATLSLLRGLTFETKFNYQTRFQDKQFHDVPFAKWDLSTNVAKQPAATPDQLTTSVEHNKDFTTTFDNVLRYSTQFKGGHDFSALVGYNQNYFYYNRDAASRKGLISEEVTNINVAGNTNNVFEGAEYDNALRSWFGRINYAYRNKYLLEANLRYDGSSRFASASRWGYYPSFSAGWRLTEETFLKDLLKDFQQLKLRGSWGKLGNNGGGDRSKGNYDYQTLYNQVYYSFNNTAVNALAVTKLGNPGLLWEATAISDIGVDATLLNNALNISIDYYSKSTSGIITTPPIPLTAGNADAPTVNTATVSNKGIELVASYNHKFGEVDITVGGNFSYNKNIITSYRGAFQDGYTTDANGNKVWASNIGKVSSNSGNKYRVEGHQIDEYYLNKLYQGSGTYFNADGSVNINGGPKDGMIRTPKDMDWLKAMMAAGYTFLPAQGADKGKIWYGDLIYADTNGDGIYGNNYDRTFTGTSGTPKYNYGFNLSASWKGIYLNMIWAGSAGMQYYYNDRGYLSSVTSAGNAIGLDVANDHYYYNDANPADPANNINGKYPRLKLNTDPQNSLDNNFYLYNASYLKLKNVQIGYQIPERLTKRAAISKAIVYVSGENLLTITKYPGLDPEIGANVGYPTMKQYALGLNVTF, from the coding sequence ATGAGTTCTCCTCACTACAATGGGACTTCGTATGCCCAAAAATTCACTTTTTTCAAGACATTCCGGGTATTAAGGCTGATGGTCCTGCTGGTATTCCTTTCCCTGCAGGTGGCCGCACTCGGGTATTCCCAGACATTAACCTTGCATCAGCGCAATGCTACGCTTGCCCAGGTCTTTAAAAGTATTACCCAGCAAACGGGTTACAATTTTATGTACCGCGATGAAATGCTTTCCAAAGCACAGCGCGTTACTGTTTCTCTCACCAATGTGGATTTAAAATCAGCACTGGATGTCTGTTTCTCCGGGCAGCCTCTCACTTATTCCATTGTGGATAAAGTGATTGTGGTAGATACCAGAAAAGAAAAAATGCAGCTGACAGCCGTGCAGGACGTGGATCTGCGCGGACGCATTGTAAACGATAAGGGTGAAGCCCTTCCTGGAGCTTCCGTTGTTCTGAAAGGCACTACCAAACGTGCGATGACAGACGAAAAGGGCGAATTTCTGATTAGAGATGCAGATCCAGCCAATGCCATACTGGTAGTGGATTATATTGGATTTGAAAGACAAGAGTTAAATCTGCAAGGCCGTTCATCCATTACTGTTACCCTGAAACAAAAAAATGCAGATCTCACGGATGTGGTAGTAGTTGGATATGCCACACAAAAAAGGGTGAACCTCACCGGTGCCGTGACTACTGTTACCAGCAAAAGCCTGGAGAATCGTCCGGTTACCAATGTGTCCAGCGCATTAGCCGGATTAAGCCCCGGGCTGCAGGTGCGTCAGAGTTCCGGTAAACCGGGTTCTGATGAAGCCACCATTCGTGTACGTGGTGTGGGTACACTCAACAACAGCGATCCGCTGGTCGTGATTGATGGTATCATCGGTACCATGGATGCCGTAAACCCGACAGATATAGAAAGCATCTCTGTGCTCAAGGATGCAGCCTCCTCTTCTATCTACGGTACCCTGGCTGCAAACGGTGTAATCCTCATCACCACCAAAAAGGGCAGCCGCAACCGCACAACTGTTACCTACAGTGGTACCCTGTCTACTGTACAACCCAGCAACCTGCCCAAGTTTGTGAACGACTATGTGCGTTACATGAAGCTCTACAACGAAAGTGCCCGCAACCTCGGACAGGCTGAACTGTTTAAGCAGCAGACCATTGATACCTGGATCAATGCCAACAATAATCCCAATGATCTGAATGCAGCAGGTATCCCCAACTCCGTGGTATATGCCAATACAGATTGGGCCAATACCGTATTTAAACACAACGTGCTGCAACAGCATAACATTTCCGTTGCCGGCGGTGGAGAAAAATCTACCTTCCTGGTTTCCGCAGGCTACCTGAACAACCCCGGTACGATGGACCATACAGAAGCCAAACGTTATCAGATCCGCCTCAACCTGGACAGCAAAATCAATCAATTTATTACGGTTGGTACGCAAACGTTTGCAAGCCAGGAATTATTCGGACTGGGAAATACAGAAAACGCCTTCAACTATCTCCGGCAGACAACACCGGGCGTTCCGTCCATCTACCAGGGAAAATACGGATTCCCAACTGCCCTGGAAGAATCACAGACAGCCAATAACATCCTGTTATATCTTAATAACGTAGCAGGAAAAAATGTGAGGAACAGATTCAACTCCACCGTATACGCCACACTCTCTCTCCTCCGCGGACTGACATTTGAAACCAAATTCAACTACCAGACCCGTTTCCAGGATAAACAATTCCATGATGTTCCTTTTGCAAAATGGGACCTCTCCACCAACGTGGCCAAACAGCCGGCTGCCACACCAGACCAGCTCACCACCAGCGTGGAACACAACAAAGACTTCACCACCACCTTCGATAACGTATTGCGCTACAGCACACAGTTCAAAGGTGGACATGATTTTTCTGCACTCGTTGGTTATAACCAGAATTACTTTTACTACAACCGTGATGCCGCCAGCAGGAAAGGCCTGATCTCTGAAGAAGTGACCAACATTAATGTGGCCGGAAACACCAACAACGTATTTGAAGGTGCAGAATATGACAATGCGCTCCGCAGCTGGTTTGGCCGTATTAACTACGCCTACCGGAACAAATATCTGTTAGAGGCTAACCTCCGCTATGATGGCTCTTCCCGCTTTGCATCCGCATCCCGTTGGGGTTATTATCCTTCTTTCTCTGCAGGATGGCGCCTCACAGAAGAAACATTCCTGAAAGATCTCCTGAAAGATTTCCAGCAACTGAAACTGCGTGGCTCCTGGGGTAAACTGGGTAACAACGGCGGTGGCGACAGGTCTAAAGGCAACTACGATTATCAGACGCTCTACAACCAGGTATATTATTCCTTCAACAATACTGCTGTCAATGCATTGGCTGTTACCAAACTGGGTAACCCCGGTTTGCTCTGGGAAGCTACGGCTATCTCTGATATAGGAGTGGATGCGACTTTGCTGAATAATGCCCTGAACATCTCTATCGATTACTACAGCAAATCCACCAGCGGTATCATTACCACGCCGCCTATACCACTGACAGCGGGCAATGCCGATGCTCCTACTGTAAACACAGCTACTGTATCCAATAAGGGTATTGAACTGGTGGCCAGCTACAATCATAAATTCGGCGAGGTGGATATTACTGTCGGCGGTAATTTCTCCTACAATAAAAATATCATCACATCGTATCGCGGCGCTTTCCAGGATGGTTACACCACTGATGCCAATGGCAACAAAGTATGGGCTTCTAATATCGGTAAGGTATCTTCCAATAGTGGGAATAAATACAGGGTGGAAGGACACCAGATCGATGAGTATTATCTCAACAAACTGTATCAGGGTAGTGGTACTTATTTCAATGCAGATGGCAGCGTGAATATCAACGGTGGTCCGAAAGACGGCATGATCCGGACACCAAAGGATATGGACTGGCTGAAAGCCATGATGGCCGCCGGTTATACCTTCTTGCCTGCTCAGGGCGCCGATAAAGGAAAAATCTGGTATGGTGACCTGATTTATGCTGATACCAATGGTGATGGCATCTATGGCAACAACTACGACAGGACCTTCACCGGTACCAGTGGTACGCCTAAATACAACTACGGGTTTAACCTCAGCGCATCCTGGAAAGGAATATACCTCAATATGATATGGGCCGGAAGTGCCGGGATGCAGTATTACTACAACGACCGCGGATATTTAAGCTCTGTTACTTCTGCCGGTAATGCGATCGGACTGGATGTAGCCAATGATCACTACTATTACAACGACGCCAATCCTGCTGATCCTGCCAACAATATCAACGGTAAGTATCCTCGTCTGAAGCTGAATACAGATCCGCAGAACAGCCTGGATAATAATTTCTATCTCTACAATGCCTCTTACCTGAAATTAAAGAATGTGCAGATCGGTTACCAGATTCCGGAACGTCTTACCAAACGTGCGGCTATCAGCAAAGCCATTGTATATGTGAGTGGAGAAAACCTGCTGACGATTACCAAATATCCAGGCCTCGATCCGGAAATCGGCGCCAACGTTGGGTATCCAACTATGAAGCAGTATGCATTGGGCCTTAATGTTACTTTCTAG
- a CDS encoding FecR domain-containing protein, producing the protein MKVNQDLLNAIEKYLRGEASAEERALVNQWYHSFSDEQVNIPPVPGFDKEEIFGRIQGNLQELVQQPAPSRNRVRRLWLKRTAVAAGITLVLGAGLWWLRISGNAAPSQLAATHAPLPVMPGSNKAILVLDDGSTMALNDSLQAAIGNAQVNGKSLVYTPENNHNSAVQYNTLKTPQGGQFAVVLPDGSKAWLNAASSLKYPTSFNGQQRTVELSGEAYFEIAPDQNKPFIVQVNNMKVQVLGTSFNIMAYPEEKRIQTTLITGAVNVTNGHTTKQLSPGQQAASDSSQQLTVTQADVNAVIAWKDGKFEFAGETIDVALRQLARWYDLQLQFEDGIPEEHLSAVFSRNTSLENIIRMLELSGIHCKLKDRRLIVSRN; encoded by the coding sequence ATGAAAGTAAACCAGGATCTATTAAACGCTATAGAGAAGTATCTGCGTGGAGAAGCCTCCGCAGAGGAACGTGCGTTGGTAAATCAATGGTACCACTCCTTCAGCGACGAACAGGTGAATATCCCCCCTGTTCCCGGTTTTGACAAAGAAGAAATTTTCGGCAGAATACAGGGAAACCTGCAGGAACTGGTTCAGCAACCAGCACCTTCCCGCAACAGGGTCCGCAGGCTGTGGCTGAAACGTACCGCTGTAGCGGCCGGAATTACCCTTGTGCTCGGCGCAGGACTATGGTGGCTCCGGATATCCGGAAACGCGGCTCCATCTCAGCTTGCTGCCACACATGCCCCGTTACCGGTGATGCCAGGAAGCAACAAGGCCATACTGGTACTGGACGATGGCAGCACCATGGCCCTGAACGACAGTCTGCAGGCTGCTATTGGCAATGCCCAGGTAAACGGAAAATCCCTGGTATACACACCGGAGAACAATCACAACAGCGCAGTACAGTACAATACCCTGAAAACACCACAGGGCGGCCAGTTTGCAGTAGTGCTGCCTGATGGCAGTAAAGCATGGCTTAATGCTGCCAGCTCATTGAAATACCCTACCAGCTTTAATGGACAACAACGCACTGTGGAACTGAGCGGGGAAGCCTATTTCGAAATTGCACCAGATCAAAATAAGCCCTTCATCGTCCAGGTAAATAATATGAAAGTGCAGGTATTGGGCACCTCCTTCAATATCATGGCTTACCCCGAGGAGAAGCGCATCCAAACAACACTGATAACAGGCGCCGTCAACGTGACCAACGGCCATACCACCAAACAACTATCACCAGGGCAACAGGCTGCATCAGACAGTAGTCAGCAGCTGACCGTCACCCAGGCCGATGTGAACGCGGTGATAGCCTGGAAAGATGGAAAATTCGAATTTGCCGGAGAAACAATTGATGTGGCACTAAGACAACTGGCAAGATGGTATGACCTTCAGCTGCAGTTTGAAGATGGTATCCCTGAAGAACACCTCAGCGCGGTATTTTCACGCAACACCAGCCTGGAAAACATTATCAGAATGCTGGAACTGAGTGGCATCCACTGTAAACTGAAGGATCGCAGACTGATAGTCAGCAGGAATTAA
- a CDS encoding fatty acid desaturase family protein gives MKHLAQLTDPVYVKPAYETVFDRVFKSMIRDERDLPFVYLTLKITFTLWPLAILLYLPGVNNWIWWAAAITYQFFNNVTFKGPFGLMLHCTSHRAFFEKKYGILNNYLPWVIGPLFGQTPESYYSHHIGMHHPENNMPDDDSCTMMYQRDSFRGFLHYLWSFVTFGVYDTAKYHIRKKRNKLMVKLVRGEMLFIAACVGLSFINFPATFVVFILPFIISRIIMMVGNWAQHAFISADDPDNCYKNSITCINTKYNHKCWNDGYHISHHIKPSMHWTDHPVYFRKTLDQYIINDAVVFDGIHFLHVWLWLMTKRYDLLAKHFVNIGDRFQSDAEIISFLKQRTLRINSIPEPAAVAAA, from the coding sequence ATGAAGCATCTAGCTCAACTTACTGATCCTGTATATGTGAAGCCAGCGTATGAAACGGTTTTCGACAGGGTATTCAAATCCATGATCCGTGATGAACGCGATCTGCCTTTTGTTTACCTGACCCTGAAAATTACCTTCACTTTATGGCCACTCGCCATTCTGCTATACTTACCAGGTGTCAATAATTGGATATGGTGGGCTGCTGCCATCACTTATCAGTTTTTTAATAATGTTACCTTCAAAGGGCCTTTCGGCCTGATGCTACATTGCACCAGCCACCGCGCCTTCTTCGAAAAAAAATACGGCATCCTTAATAATTATCTACCCTGGGTAATAGGCCCCCTGTTTGGACAAACGCCGGAATCCTACTATTCCCACCATATTGGTATGCACCACCCGGAAAACAATATGCCAGACGATGATAGTTGCACCATGATGTACCAACGCGATTCATTCCGTGGCTTCCTGCATTACCTCTGGTCTTTTGTGACTTTTGGCGTCTACGATACCGCAAAGTACCATATCCGTAAAAAAAGGAATAAACTGATGGTAAAACTGGTCAGGGGTGAAATGTTATTCATCGCCGCCTGTGTGGGTCTTTCCTTTATCAATTTCCCGGCTACCTTCGTTGTGTTTATCCTGCCCTTTATCATCTCCAGAATCATTATGATGGTGGGCAACTGGGCCCAGCACGCCTTTATCAGTGCAGATGATCCCGACAACTGCTATAAAAACAGCATTACCTGCATCAACACTAAATACAACCACAAATGCTGGAACGATGGTTATCATATCAGCCATCATATCAAGCCCAGCATGCACTGGACAGACCACCCGGTATATTTCCGTAAAACACTTGATCAGTATATTATCAATGATGCTGTTGTATTCGACGGTATCCACTTCCTGCATGTATGGCTTTGGCTGATGACCAAACGTTACGACCTGCTGGCCAAACACTTTGTGAATATCGGCGACCGCTTCCAGTCCGATGCAGAGATCATCTCCTTCCTCAAACAAAGGACCCTCCGCATCAATAGCATACCAGAACCGGCAGCAGTAGCCGCCGCATAA
- the fabF gene encoding beta-ketoacyl-ACP synthase II, giving the protein MRTVTLKRVVVTGLGALTPIGNDVNTFWSNLKAGVSGAGPITKFDTTEFKTKFACEVKGFDVEKYMEKKEARKMDNFTQYAMAAAHEAVVDAGLEKEGIDKTKIGVIWASGNGGMLTFEEQIVEFAAANFVPKFNPFFIPKLICDIAAGQIAMKYGFMGVNFCTVSACASSTSALVDAFNYIRLGKANVIVTGGSEAPVTRAGIAGFNALKALSTRNEEPEHASRPFDTERDGFVMGEGAGAIVLEEYEHAIARGATIYGEMIGGAMTCDAYHLTATHPEGLGARLGMEQALEDAGLTTADVDYINSHTTSTPVGDVSELKAIVAAFGEHAEKLNISATKSMTGHLLGAAGAIEAIACIKATQEDIIPPTINTTVLGEGIPTNLNLTLGKAQNRTVNVAMSNTFGFGGHNAIVVFKKYTK; this is encoded by the coding sequence ATGCGTACTGTTACACTGAAAAGGGTTGTGGTTACCGGCTTGGGAGCACTGACACCTATCGGGAATGATGTTAATACTTTTTGGAGCAATTTGAAGGCTGGCGTAAGTGGCGCGGGGCCCATCACTAAGTTTGACACCACAGAGTTCAAAACCAAATTTGCCTGTGAAGTCAAAGGATTTGATGTAGAGAAATACATGGAAAAGAAAGAAGCCCGCAAAATGGACAACTTCACGCAGTACGCTATGGCAGCTGCACACGAAGCGGTTGTGGACGCAGGCCTCGAAAAAGAAGGTATCGATAAAACCAAAATAGGCGTGATCTGGGCTTCCGGCAACGGAGGTATGCTCACGTTCGAAGAACAGATCGTTGAATTTGCTGCAGCTAACTTTGTACCTAAATTCAACCCGTTCTTTATTCCCAAGCTGATTTGCGACATCGCAGCCGGCCAGATCGCTATGAAATACGGTTTCATGGGCGTTAACTTCTGTACCGTGTCTGCCTGCGCATCTTCTACCAGCGCCCTGGTGGATGCTTTCAACTACATCCGTCTGGGTAAAGCCAACGTAATCGTAACCGGTGGCTCTGAAGCTCCTGTTACCCGCGCTGGTATCGCAGGTTTTAACGCGCTGAAAGCACTGTCTACCCGCAACGAAGAGCCAGAACATGCTTCCCGTCCTTTCGACACAGAACGTGATGGCTTTGTAATGGGCGAAGGTGCCGGTGCCATCGTATTGGAAGAATATGAACACGCTATCGCCAGAGGTGCTACCATCTATGGTGAAATGATCGGCGGTGCCATGACCTGCGATGCCTACCACCTCACAGCTACCCACCCCGAAGGCCTGGGCGCCAGACTGGGTATGGAACAAGCCCTGGAAGACGCTGGTCTGACAACTGCTGATGTAGACTATATCAACTCCCACACCACCTCCACACCAGTAGGTGACGTGAGCGAGCTGAAAGCCATCGTAGCTGCCTTCGGTGAACACGCTGAAAAGCTGAACATCAGCGCCACCAAATCCATGACAGGTCACCTGCTCGGCGCTGCTGGTGCTATCGAGGCCATCGCTTGTATCAAAGCTACTCAGGAAGATATCATTCCGCCTACCATCAACACTACAGTACTGGGCGAAGGTATTCCGACCAACCTGAACCTCACCCTCGGCAAAGCACAGAACCGCACCGTAAATGTAGCCATGAGCAACACTTTCGGCTTCGGTGGACACAATGCCATCGTAGTATTTAAAAAATACACCAAATAA
- a CDS encoding RNA polymerase sigma factor, translating to MTGQPNKDILWMERLREDDASAFTEIYEAYREKLLAVAYNRLSDIQAAEDIVQDVFASLWNQRHNRQINNAGAYLATAVKYKILDRFRREQLLRQYQEVYSTNIPVNVAEPEMTYQYKHILQLLQEEVNKLPEKCQLIFRYSREQGMPVKEIAQTLNISSKTVENQLTKALRQLKGSIRHLFSIFFSFFF from the coding sequence ATGACAGGTCAACCAAATAAAGATATTTTGTGGATGGAGCGTCTGCGGGAGGATGATGCGTCTGCATTTACCGAAATCTATGAGGCTTACCGTGAAAAGCTGCTCGCAGTGGCTTATAACAGGCTGTCCGACATACAGGCAGCTGAAGATATCGTACAGGACGTATTCGCCAGCCTCTGGAACCAGCGGCATAACCGGCAGATCAACAATGCCGGCGCCTATCTGGCCACGGCCGTCAAATATAAGATCCTGGACCGCTTCCGCCGGGAACAACTGCTGCGTCAGTACCAGGAGGTTTACAGTACCAACATACCGGTAAACGTTGCAGAGCCGGAAATGACCTACCAGTATAAACATATCCTGCAGCTCCTGCAGGAAGAAGTGAACAAACTCCCGGAAAAATGCCAGCTGATATTCCGCTACAGCCGTGAACAGGGCATGCCGGTAAAAGAAATCGCACAAACACTCAATATCTCCAGTAAAACCGTGGAAAACCAGCTCACAAAGGCTCTACGCCAGCTGAAGGGTAGCATCAGACACTTATTTTCCATATTTTTCTCCTTTTTTTTCTGA
- a CDS encoding RagB/SusD family nutrient uptake outer membrane protein, translating into MKKFRILIYAAGLLSIASCKKNLLDTTSYTQESDALMWTTDNLTDQGMAGVYAALRLNIDQSSASGNELYQLDRYGVGSMVRDADGLQVGTITPSSDMFSKNWKQFYDGIQRANNAIVNIPLKSPSASDKKARYLAESKFLRAYFYFRLNQLWHGVPVYLQPFTADEAVKGRETEDSVWRVVINDLTDCINEPNLPLKNSKGNANYGHITKGAAYALRGKAYLYTRNWAAAATDFSKVQEAGYTLFNGDYKQLFKEVNEQSDEMIFSIQNIAVNNFGSTTQFFCGNRSSFGSCWNTYLVSPVVVDMYENTDGSKFDWEKVIPGFKGLTAAQREVYFFRDGLTAGEIAGATSRGLDMSKYLPVGNEARIKAAYTNRDPRLSANVITPYSEYLGVNGSANQVYVSRWPFRSNTTPTWDLATDTKAYFYYLHRKFVYEGATETINRAYGPTDFPVIRFADVLLMWAEALNEQGFSQQSLDLVNKVRARVGMPALQSADVSKPTYVGDQTTMRERIRNERRVEFVNEGINYFDELRWKTWKEKTFAVGAGIQQIWGNNVVNYSWKGDYIYNWAIPQSEIERNPNLVQNPGWIN; encoded by the coding sequence ATGAAAAAGTTCAGAATATTAATATATGCCGCCGGGCTCCTGTCCATAGCCAGTTGTAAGAAAAACCTGCTGGACACCACGTCCTATACACAGGAAAGTGATGCCCTGATGTGGACAACAGACAATCTCACCGATCAGGGTATGGCCGGCGTATATGCCGCCCTGAGATTGAATATAGACCAGAGCAGTGCCTCCGGTAATGAGCTGTATCAGCTGGACCGGTACGGTGTGGGTAGTATGGTGCGTGATGCAGATGGTTTACAGGTGGGTACTATTACGCCCAGCAGTGATATGTTCAGTAAGAACTGGAAACAGTTTTATGATGGTATTCAGCGCGCCAATAATGCGATTGTGAATATCCCGCTGAAATCACCTTCTGCCAGTGATAAAAAAGCAAGATACCTGGCAGAATCCAAATTCCTGCGTGCTTATTTCTATTTCAGGTTGAATCAGCTGTGGCATGGTGTACCAGTGTATCTGCAGCCATTTACCGCAGATGAAGCCGTGAAAGGCCGTGAAACAGAAGACAGTGTATGGCGGGTAGTTATCAACGATCTTACAGATTGTATTAATGAACCGAACCTGCCGCTGAAGAATTCAAAAGGTAATGCCAACTATGGGCACATCACAAAAGGTGCTGCTTATGCGCTCAGAGGTAAAGCCTATCTGTATACCCGCAACTGGGCTGCCGCTGCCACCGATTTCTCAAAAGTGCAGGAAGCGGGATATACCCTTTTCAATGGCGATTATAAACAGCTTTTCAAAGAAGTGAATGAACAAAGTGATGAGATGATTTTCTCCATCCAGAATATCGCTGTGAATAACTTTGGTTCTACCACGCAGTTCTTCTGTGGTAACAGAAGCTCTTTTGGTTCCTGCTGGAATACCTACCTGGTGTCTCCGGTAGTGGTAGATATGTATGAAAATACTGATGGCAGCAAGTTTGACTGGGAAAAGGTTATTCCCGGATTTAAAGGACTGACAGCCGCACAACGGGAAGTATACTTTTTCAGAGATGGCCTTACCGCCGGGGAAATTGCCGGTGCTACTTCACGTGGACTGGATATGAGCAAGTATCTGCCTGTTGGCAATGAAGCCCGTATCAAGGCTGCCTATACCAACCGCGATCCGCGTTTATCCGCCAACGTTATCACGCCGTATTCAGAGTATCTGGGTGTAAACGGAAGTGCCAACCAGGTATACGTTTCAAGGTGGCCTTTCCGTTCCAATACCACGCCTACCTGGGATCTGGCAACAGATACCAAGGCATACTTCTATTATCTGCACCGCAAATTTGTTTATGAAGGTGCCACAGAAACTATCAACCGGGCTTATGGTCCTACTGACTTCCCGGTGATCCGCTTTGCAGATGTACTGCTGATGTGGGCGGAAGCGTTGAATGAGCAGGGATTCAGCCAGCAGTCGCTGGACCTGGTGAACAAAGTGCGGGCCAGAGTAGGCATGCCTGCCCTGCAAAGCGCTGATGTTTCCAAACCTACTTACGTAGGTGATCAGACTACCATGCGTGAGCGTATCCGCAACGAACGCAGGGTGGAGTTTGTGAATGAGGGCATCAACTACTTTGATGAACTGCGCTGGAAAACATGGAAAGAAAAAACCTTTGCCGTAGGTGCTGGCATTCAGCAAATCTGGGGCAACAATGTTGTTAACTATTCCTGGAAAGGCGATTATATCTACAACTGGGCTATCCCGCAGAGCGAAATCGAACGTAATCCTAACCTGGTACAAAATCCGGGCTGGATCAACTAA